The genomic region CATTGACCCAACTACCGGAAAGTACCGCGCTGTTCCCCTAGAACTGCTAATCAAGGGAGATGAAGCCCCCATGTACGGTATTACCCTGGAAGAAGCCGGTCGTTATCTCGATCGACCAGTGCTGCCCTTCTCGGCTTACGGTGCTGTAGCGATGGCTCGACCGGAATTTGAAGCCAATGGCGGGTCTTCTCAGTTTTTCTTCTTCCTATTTGAACCAGAACTGACGCCAGCTGGGCTCAACGTGCTGGATGGTCGATATGCCATCTTTGGTTACGTGATTGAAGGTAAAGAAGTTTTGGATAAGCTGAAGCAGGGCGACAAAATTGAGTCGGCTCTTGTCATCGAAGGAGCAGAAAATCTCGTCCAACCTCAAGTAGCTTAAGCTTGAAGAGTTATGAGTTATGAATTTTGAATTAAAAATTATTTAACTCAAAATTCATAACTCATAACTCATAACTCTTGAATGTAACCATGAGCAGTTCTGTCAGTGCAATACAGTTAGCTTTGGTATTGGTGGCAATGCTAGCCATATTGATTGTGCTGCCAGCGCTTTTATTTGGGGTGGTACAGCAGTGGCAAGTAATTTTTTTATTGCTGGGCTATGTAGGTTTTTTTCAGGGCACAATTTGGCGTGTCTTTAGATATGGTAATCTGACCAAGACCAGTGAAGATGAGCAGTTTAAGCGCAGATCGGGTCGTTTGGCTTTGGCTGTGCAGTTTATTGGTCTTTTAGCTGTGCATTGGTTAGCACTGTATGATTTTTCGCGCTCTGGGGTTGTCTGGCGTACTGCTGACAATCTTTTGCCAGTGAATGTGGCAATTTTTATCGTTGGATCTGCGATAATTATTAATCAAGCGGCAATTCGCACACTTAAAGGATTTTTTGACCGGATTGCGATCGCGCCCGATCATCAGCTGGTAACAACAGGCATTTACAGTATCGTGCGTCACCCGATTTACCTGAGCTATGTTTTACTTTTTACGGGATTTTGCACAATGCTGCAAAGCTTTGCTAGCTGGGTGCTGCTGGGTTTTGTCTGTACAATTTGGTTGGGCAGCAGAATTGCGATCGAAGAAGAAATGCTGGAAGCAAGGTTCGGTAAGCAATACAAGGCTTATCAGCAAAAAACCAAAAGGTTGTTTCCATTTATTTACTGACCCAATCGCCAAATTTTTAGCTAGATCGTGCTACTGTTGCTCAATAGTGCTATCCAGTCACAATTATTGATAAAAAAAAGGTGATAGGCGATCGGGGGATTGGGCACTGGGGTCAGTTTGGGCATTGGGTATTGGGCATTGGGGTCAGTTTGGGCATTGGGGAAGAGACTAGACAGAAATGCTCCCCCACTCTCCCACTCTCCCACTCTCCCACTCCCCCACTCCCCCACTCTCCCACTCCCCCACTTTCCCACTCCCCACTCCCCCGCTCGAACGCGCCTCTACTAGATGTCAGCCTATGGCAATTATTGAGTTTATGTTTGTGCTGGCGCTTGCTGGAATGGCAGGCTTATTAATCATTAGCGCAATTAATGGTGAGCGGAAGCAGCAGCAGTTGCAGAATGCTTTCTATCAGTTGCTCAAAGATCGAAATGGCTTAATTTCTCCAATTCAAATGGCGGCGGCTGCTAGAGTTGACCCACAATTAGCTAAGCAGTACCTGGAAGCACAGGTTAAGACTTTTGAGGCACTTCCAGAAGTGGATGCTGACGGGGATACCTTCTACCGATTTCCCAAACTTTAGGTGAGAGGGTCTGTTCTCTTTGCGCCAGCAACGCTAACGGTAAACGGTAAACGGTGAACGGGGCTATTTTATCCAGATCGTAACCCAAGATAGAACTTACCCACTCGCTCCCCTTTTCCTCTGCTCCCCCTCATTCCGCAAGTCTGTGGTTGAAAGCGTAATTACTGTCGATCTTAGCTGGGTGAACAGATTGAAGAGAGGAGCCAATGTTTAAGTGAATAATTTACACATGGCGTTTTTGGGGACGCCTTTGATACCATGCACTTGTATCAGGGACAACGGGGAGATCAATATGGAACTTAAAGAAGCTCAGAAAAGATGCCTGAAGAGATTGGTTTCGGCCATTGGGGAGCTGGAGTGTCAGATCTCAACGACCGAAGTTGAGCCAATATCTGAACTGATTATCCAAACGATGACAGGCCCTTGGCGCTATTTTCATACTCCAGAACACATTTTTGATGTCGGTGGCACAGAAGACCCTATAGAGGTTCTGGCCGCTTTGTTTCACGATCTGGTGTACGTGCAGGTCGATCAGGGTGTAAGTTTTAACATTAGTACTTACATTACTCCCTTTGTCAAAGATGTTCGCGGACAGCTAGTGATTCGGGATTCAGCTCAATTGTCCAAGGATCGGATGTTTGAGATTGTAATGGCTGTATTCGGGTTTGTTCCCGGTCAGACGCTCTCTCCATTCGCGGGGCAAAATGAATTTCTGAGTGCGGTGATTGCTGCCAAATCTCTAGATCGTTTTATTTCTGCTAGTGCAATTGCTGAGATAGCGGCTTGTATCGAAGCTACGATTCCTTTTCGTCCAAAATTGGAATCCGGTTTCAGCGCTATGGATATGCTGTACCAGCGCTTGATTAATGCTAATAATCAGTTCAATTTGGGGTGGACAGAGGCCAAAACCTGTGCAGCGGTCAAGCGTGCTGTGAAATTAGCAAACCGGGATGTTGAGAATTTTGCCTATCAAAATGCTGCTGATTTTTTAGACAATACATGGAATCTTTTACCAGAAACTAATCACGAACTCCTTAATGCCAATTCCTACACGGTTCAGGGATATCGCAAGTCGCTGCAAAAGATGGAAGGATTTATGAACTTCCTCAAACCGGAGGTGGTTTTCCAGCAGTTTATGGGTGAGCCGGATGATGAAAGTTATCGCGACTTGGTTGAAAGAACTAGAAGGAATATTGAGGTGGCGAAGCTTTATCTGGGAAGTAAGCTAACTACGATCGCTATCCTTGAGGCGCTTTCCTATCGGATGGGACGAGATATTCCTATCTCTACTATGATGGGAGAATTACCAGATATAAAAGTAAAGTCAGCCGCTTTGGAGAATTTTATTCCAGATGTAATTGAAGGCCATGAACCTAAAAATGCTGTAGAAAAGGATGTGTTAGAGTTGTTATCAAAGGGACGAAATAAAGACTCTCCTTACGATCTGAAAAATTCTCCTTTAACTACGTTTATCATTAAATCTATCGGGTTTGACTCTGGTGGATACCTACTACAGCGAGCTAAGGAGTTTTTTAAAGCGAATATTGAAAAAGTAAATATTGAAGAGGCAGAAGCGTTTCTGAAAGAATGCGACGACCATGTACTCAAAACGGTGACAGAAGCGGTGGGGCAACTTTTTGAAAGTCGCATGATTGCCTTGCGCGGACATAACTAAGGTGGGGTGCGATCGCATCCCCGTCTGTGCTAAATGCAACAAACTTGCAATAGGTGCATAATTTCCAAGAAGTTAAGTCGGAAAATTCAGTTGTGACCGATGAATCGCCTGTTTTAAAAGTTGGAGATGTCGGCGAACAAGGACTTCTGAAAGGATTGCAGGGGTTCTGTCCGCCAGATATTGTGGGTGATGATGGGGCGGCGATCGCAACTCAGCCGGGACAATATTTAGTTGTGACGACTGATATGTTGGTGGATGGGGTGCATTTTAGCGATCGCACTACCTCTCCACAAGACGCGGGATGGCGTGCTGTTGCTGCAAATTTATCCGATTTGGCGGCGATGGGTGCAACCCCTTTGGGTATTACAGTTGGTTTGGCAATTACCGGCGATACAGCTGTAAGTTGGGTTGAGGAACTTTACTGCGGAATGAGAGAATGTTTGCTACAATATAATGCGGCGATTTTGGGTGGAGATGTGGTCCGATCGCCTGTCGTTACTGTATCAATTACCGCTTTTGGCGAAGTTTCTCCCGATCGGATTATCCGCCGTTCCAATGCAAAAGTGGGAGATGCGATCGTTGTTACTGGCGTTCACGGTGCTTCGAGAGCGGGTTTAGAATTATTATTACATCCCGAATTAGGAGAAAATCTCAGGAATGGGGAGAGAAAATCATTAATTCAGGCGCATCAACGTCCAAAACCTAGATTAGATGTTTTACCAATCCTTTGGGAAATTTTACATTCCGAATCCAAAATCCAAAATCCAAAATCCAAAATAGAAGTTGCGGGAATGGATAGCAGCGATGGTTTAGTAGATGCGATCGTGCAGATTTGCACAGCTAGTGGTGTGGGGGGAAGAATTGAGCGATCGGACATTCCCATTCCACCCGCTTTTCATAATTGGATATCGCCAGATAAAGCAATGGAATGGATATTGTATGGTGGAGAAGATTTTGAATTAGTATTGTGTCTTCCCTTAGAAGCAGCTAAGATATTCGTGGAAAGATTGGGAGAGGGTGCTGCGATCGTGGGAAGAATTACCAGCGATGATGATGTGCGGTTAGTCGATATTGCTGGTTGTTATCCTGATGAAGTTCTTACTTTAGATCGAGGATTTCAACACTTTTAGTCTGGTAAAAAATCGGGATCGATCGCTAGTTCCCCTGCGTAAGGACAATCCAGTGGAAAATTTTCCAGTGACAAACTCGTTTCATCTGCTGCTTGAAGGCGAGCATTCGCATAACATTCGGCAAATACCTCTTGTAAGTAAGGTGTCAAACTCGGTGAATCCTTCAAATCCTCGTTAATGCGTCTGCGATGTTCCCGAATGCTACCTCGCCAACTACCGCTGCGATACTCTGGTTGATATTGCCATTTCAGAAGATGAAGCAGAAGCACTACAAGGTTACTTTTGAGGCTTTTTTTCTCCCGTCTTGACATATCCTCAATTTCTTCGATCAAATTTGTCCAGTCTACACGATCGTAGTTTTGGGTACGCAGTTGCTCTACTGTGTTTTCAACCCAGCGTACATAATCAGTTTCATAGAGACTCTTTTGAGTGGTTTCGAGTTCAGGTGTCATATTTGTGTATCCTCTTCTATTGGATCGAGGTAAAGCTCGATCGCTTCTTGAATATTTTCTAATGCTTCTTCAATTGTTTCTCCTTAAGATATACAGCCTGCAAGAGAGGGAACATAGACGGTGTATCCCCCTTCTTCACTGGGTTCTAAGACGACTTTTATTTTCATGATGCTGTTTTTTGACCTACTTTTCTATTTTGCAGGGTTTGAGCGCGATCGCACATCCAATCTCCTCTGCGATCGCTTTTCCGCGCAATTACAAAACTTGCTTGGGAACGAACAGTACTTGTGTCTTACGAGATTATACAGATAAATTCAGTAATTTTACGGATTTAAGGTGACAGGTTTTTTGGTATATTCTTCCTTAAGCAAGATGCAGAATTAGTGTAAATAAAATGAACGTTAAAAGACTTACCTGCGTTGATACAACTTTTGCACAAGGCGATCGCAATATCAAGGAATCAGATTTTTTGAGACGCTCTCAGCCCTAAAGGGCTGAGAGCGTCTCGATTTTTTTAGCTCCTGAAAGCGCCCCTAGTAATTTATACCTAAGTGATTATTCGGATAAGCACCAGCCCAGAAACCCGGTTTCTTGGAGAAACCGGGTTTCTTTGTTCGCAAGTAGTACCTTTATTGATTTAAGTGATTTCCACAGGGCCGATCGAGACGTTCTCACTGGAGTTGCGATCGGCGTAACTAGCGGCGGATATATGTTATCCGCCGATTTTTGTAAAGATTTATTACAATCAACGATTTGCCGCATAAAAATCGAACCCTAAACCAGATAGATAGACAGGAGCGAGTCTGATGCCTATTTGCTCTCTATAGTGCAAGGCGTAAGAAAGCTCTAGAGCAAAAGTTCGATCGACATCAAAAACCGTTTCTTTTCTTTGTGAGGTGTGATATGCAAAAGTTATTCAACGATGACCTGCGTCTAGTTGTAGATCCCATCACTGGTATTGCAGAAGATCGACAGCTTACAGATAGTTTGGCTGGTAAGGATTTGCTGACAGGTGGTACAGCAGTATCATTACAAACAGTAAAAGAGCCTTTACAAACTGCACAGAATTTGCTAAAAGGGTTTGCAACTGCTCCTGATTTTAGTGCAAAGATGCAGGTAGCTTTTGGCAACAGCTTCAATGTTGCAGATGCTGATGCTTTGGCGAAAGCTTGGGTAGCGGGAAATATTAGCAGTTTTCCTAAGATTGAGATTCGCAATTACGCTGAAATTAATGGTGCAAAAGGAGCGTTTGCTGCTGCTAATAACACTATTTATTTATCGCGGGAATTCTTAACTGAAAATGCTGCTAACACCGAAACAGTTGCGAGTGTGCTTTTGGAAGAAATTGCTCATGCTGTAGACACTCAGTTGAATGATGCAGATACTCCAGGGGATGAAGGAGAAATTTTTTCGGCGCTAGTTCGGGGTGAAAAGATTGAAGCTGAACAGTTGCAGCGGATCAAAGCTGAGGATGATACAGCAAGTATCATCTTAGATGGGGAAGTTGTCCAGATTGAACAAGCTGTTAATGTTCCTTTTCAATCAAGGATTGGTGGTGTTGAAGGAGACACGGAAGTTATTAAATTAGGTGGTACTCAGGGTGAAATTAATTTGTCCTATCGAACTTTTACGATTCCCGACAAGGTACAGCTACTTTATGAAGGAAAAGTAATTTTTGATTCGGGGTTTGAAAGTACGGGAGGACTTAACCCATCAGAAAATCCTCCACCGAAGGTTGTAAAAGTTCCGTTTAAGGGAAACTCAGATGAGGTTACGTTAATTCTGACAGCCAATCAAGATGACGCTCGTACTGAGTGGGATTATTCGGTTGATACTTCTAATGTTAGTTCACCTAATGTTTCCCCACCAGGCGGCGGCACTGGAAACACTGGTACTCCACCAACCGGAACTGGAGAAAACGGCACTACGATCGACATCCCTAATAAGCATACCCTTTACGAGTTTTTAGCCAAAGATACGGTCTACAAAAATTTTGATACAGCAAATTTGCCGCTAGAATCTCAAGTTTTTAAACTCAAAGCACAAGATAAGGAGTCATTTAGCTACAAAGATTTTTTACCGTCCGATATCGTGCAAGAATATGGGTATAAGATTGATAAAATCTTTAATGAAGAGGGCAAACGAAAAACAGGATTTTATGCGCTGGGCTTGACATCTGACAAAGGAAAACCTCCTGTTCTGGTTCTCCGTGGCACAGACCTTAATCCAGACGAATTATTTGCAGATGTTTTTGCTGATGCTGATGCGCGAGGAGTAGGCTTCAACCAGTTTGAAAATAATCAACAAGAAGTGATCAAATGGTTAGAAGATAAAAAACGACCTGATATAGATATAGTTGGTCATAGCTTGGGTGGTGCATTGGCACAAATGCTTGCTGCTGAATTTACAGAAAAGGGCGGACAATTAGGAGAAATCGTCACCTTTAACTCTCCTGGAATTTCTAAGCAACAAGCTGACAAATTCAGGAGAGGTTTAGTTGAAAGTGTTAAGCATTACATTGCTGCTGGTGACTTCGTAAGTCTGGGAGGTGAAGAGTTTTTACAAGGTTCCTACGAAATATTTTCCGCTTCTGATTGGGCAGATGACAAAGATCCTATCATTCGGACTTTAAACGGCTTCACAAACAGACACTTAAATCCGCTCCTTGTTGAAGATGTTGGATACAATGCCCCTTTAAAGACTAATGATGCTATTAAGAAAACATCAGGGTTAGCTTCACAAAAGTATGACACGGTAACTTGGCTCAATAGTCCTTTGTTTACTTACCTAGATCCAGAGTTTTTGACACTGATGGCAGTAGCATCTACATCAATATTTAGTTTGAATGCAGCTAATACTTTACCCGAAAAACCGACGATACAAAAGCTTGGATCTTTGGCTCTCAACAGTTCTCTATTTTTCCGAGGTAAAGTTGAAGAAATCAGAACAGGAGTAGACAACTTTGATGTGGGAGGGAACCGTTATGTTGGGTCAGTAAGACTTGGAGGAAATTTAGTACCAGCCCTAAGAGAGTTAGCTAGTGCAGCAAACACAAACTTCTTGAACTATGAGAATGGTCTGATTGGAATACCTGTACCTCCGTTTCAACTCGGCGGTGTCAGGCTTGAGCCAAGTGGTTTCAGTATAAAGAAGGAAGACAAGGGATTAAAGCTTCAAGGCAAAGCGTCTTTAATATTTCCGCTAGGAGTAGGGCTGTCCAGATTCACTGCTGACTTGGCTGGAGACAACTTCTTCCGAATTAAAGATAGTGGATTTGATGTAGTTGGTGCGCTTTCAGTGGACAATATTCTAATTGTTCCTGACGTATGGGAAATTAGACAAGCTAAACTTGAATATAACTCAATTGAAAACAAGGTTGGTGGGCAAGCTTCTATCTTGATACCAAACCACATAGGAATTGGTGGTCTGTTAGAGTTTGAAAACGGACAATTAAACTCCCTAGCATTTGATGTAGACGGTCTAAATTTACCTGTTTTCAATACAGGTTTGAATCTGAGGCGGATAAAAGGTGGAGTAAAGGATCTGACGAAACCAGATCAAATTGTGTTTAATGGTGGTGTGAGATTCACAAATGTTGGTCAAGAAATTAATATTCCTCTACCATCTTGGGCTGGTGGGAACCAATCAGTGTCAATATTGGATATTGACATCGATGGCAGTTTGAATCGGGATCGTTTAAAGGCAGACGGTATTGCAAAAGTATTGGGTGGAATACTAGGAGATGGCAAAGCTACAGCTGAACTCAATTGGAACAAAGGCTTCCTAGAGGTAAGGGATTTTAATCTTTCAGCACTTGGCGGATTTGTCAAGGCACAAGCCAATTTCAAAGCCAACACTAATTTAGACTTGACAATGGGCGGAAACGCAACACTTCAAGTTCCTCAAAATCTACCTATTCCTAATGAATTAGGACTTTTTGCAGAAGTGATTCGTAAATATCAACGCGAACCACTACAACAAGGAGGCTTTGAAATCCAATATTCTAACGATGGCAAGCTTTCTAATGATTATCTTTCCGGTTGGGCTAAACTACCCGGATTGCCAGTTGACCTTACTCTCACCTTATTCTTAGATGGCAATTACGCTCTCAGACCAGGTGCTAAAAATATACCTGAAACCAATAGCTTTATAGTTAACCCTAGTACAAACTGGGTTATTCTTGGCGCTAATTGGGAAAATGCTGCTAATAACGTACCAATTCAAGTTAAGTTGCCAAATGGCACTATTTTGAATGAATCTGATTTCGCAGCTAACAACATTACAGTTGTTAATGACCTCACAGGCTCAAATACTAAGGGCGTTATAGTCTACAATCCAACACCCGGAGTATGGGATATTAACGTGCTTAATCCCACTGGGTTAGGAAATGTAAGATATAGCGCCTTCCGTGATGCAGTCAAGCCCGTCGTTGAAGTGACTAATCTATCCTCAAATTCAACTGGTTCTGAGGTGACAATCAACTACAAAGCCTTGGATGCTGACTCCAATGCAGAAGTTAGTTTATTCTACGACACTGACAATCAGGGATTTGATGGCATACCAATTATTAGGAATCTTGCTGAAAGTGACGGTGCAGGCAGTTTTGTTTGGAACACAGAAGGCTTACCAACTGGAGATTATTACGTTTACTCTATTATCAGAGACGAAAATAATCCTCCTGTTTTCAGTTATTCTACCCAACAAGTGAAAGTCACTGAATCGACAGATTTATCTGTTAGCAAAATAGCTAGTGCAGATCCAGTTGTTGTAGGTAATAATGTAGACTACACAATCACCGTAACCAATAAAGGCACTAATAACGCTAAGGGAGTGACTCTCATTGATACTCTGCCGGAAGATGTAACCTTCGTTTCTGCTAGTGTTAACCCCACTCAACAGTTAGGCGACGATCTCATCTTTGACCTTAGCAACTTAAACAACGGTGAAACCAAAACAGTAAAAGTTACCGTTACCCCGCAGACAACGGGAACCATCACCAGCACTGCTAAGGTGACGAGTAAAACTTTTGATTCTGATGTTACAAACAATGTAGCTATCCTTGACACCTCCGTTGACCCAATTACTACTGACCTTGCCCTTAGCGCAACTGGAATTACTAACACTGTAGATCTAGGAAAAAAACTCACCTACAACTTTAGCGTCACCAACAATAGCCCTACCACAGCTACAGGTGTTACCCTAACTGACAACTTGCCATCAGGAGTAAAGGATGTTTCTACTACTTCTAGCAAAGGTTTAGCCGCTGAAACTAACGGTATCGTTACTGCTGAACTAGGGGAACTTAACAGCGGTGAGACAGCAACAGTTACCGTTACTGCTACTTCCATTGCTGCTGACACTTTCACTAAGACTACCACCGTTACCAGCAACGAAATTGACTCCAACTCTGCCAATAATTCCCTCATTCAAAGGACAATAGTTAATCCAGTAACACCTACTGGTGCTGACCTAGAATTAACCAAAATTGTAGACAAAGCTAATCCCAATGTAGGGGATCAAATTACTTTTACCCTCACGCTCACAAACAAAGGGCCAGGAATTGCTAGCAGTGTTAAAGTAACAGACATATTACCCACTGGACTAAACTTTGTATCTGCTAACAGCATTCAGGGAACTTACGACAGCAATACAGGTGTGTGGGATGTAGGCAACATTAGAGATAATCTCACCCGCACTCTAAATATTGTTGCCAAAGTCAACAATGCAGGCATCATTCCCACGACAGCAGCAGTAACAGCTGTTAGCGAAACTGACTCTGATTCTACTCCCAATAACAATAATCCCAACGAAGATGACCAAGCTTCAGTCACTATCAATGCTATCGGAGGAGTACAAATTGGCACTACCAACCGATTAGTCTTTGACGACAAAACCTATCTCACCCTTTATCCCGATGTCCGAGATGCTTATAACAACGGCGGATTTGAAAAGGTATTCGATCACTTCACCACTCATGGCATACTCGAAAACCGCGATTTGAGAGTTCGTCTGTTTGATGAAACCTATTATATCGGTCAAAATACTGATGTCAAACAAGCTGTTGATGTAGGCGGATTCGATAACGCCTTCGATCACTTCATACTCTGGGGAGTAAATGAAGGACGCAAAGGCAGTTCATCGGATAATAGTTCTTACCGCTTGCTATTTGATGAAAACTATTACCTCGGACAAAATCCAGATGTGAAAGCAGGTGTTGACGATCGCGGATTATATAGCGGATTGATCCACTACTTCGAGGCTGGTCAATTTGAAGGACGGAAAATTAGTTTCTCGGACAACTACCTTATTTCGGCTTAAAATCAATTGTAGTAGCACAGCATCAAAAAAAATTGTCCCCCTCTCAATTACATTAATCATGCCGTGCTACTACTATTTCTCTCGCAATTTGCACCGCCATCTCAGCATTG from Argonema galeatum A003/A1 harbors:
- a CDS encoding methyltransferase family protein encodes the protein MSSSVSAIQLALVLVAMLAILIVLPALLFGVVQQWQVIFLLLGYVGFFQGTIWRVFRYGNLTKTSEDEQFKRRSGRLALAVQFIGLLAVHWLALYDFSRSGVVWRTADNLLPVNVAIFIVGSAIIINQAAIRTLKGFFDRIAIAPDHQLVTTGIYSIVRHPIYLSYVLLFTGFCTMLQSFASWVLLGFVCTIWLGSRIAIEEEMLEARFGKQYKAYQQKTKRLFPFIY
- the thiL gene encoding thiamine-phosphate kinase, with translation MTDESPVLKVGDVGEQGLLKGLQGFCPPDIVGDDGAAIATQPGQYLVVTTDMLVDGVHFSDRTTSPQDAGWRAVAANLSDLAAMGATPLGITVGLAITGDTAVSWVEELYCGMRECLLQYNAAILGGDVVRSPVVTVSITAFGEVSPDRIIRRSNAKVGDAIVVTGVHGASRAGLELLLHPELGENLRNGERKSLIQAHQRPKPRLDVLPILWEILHSESKIQNPKSKIEVAGMDSSDGLVDAIVQICTASGVGGRIERSDIPIPPAFHNWISPDKAMEWILYGGEDFELVLCLPLEAAKIFVERLGEGAAIVGRITSDDDVRLVDIAGCYPDEVLTLDRGFQHF
- a CDS encoding DUF29 domain-containing protein, coding for MTPELETTQKSLYETDYVRWVENTVEQLRTQNYDRVDWTNLIEEIEDMSRREKKSLKSNLVVLLLHLLKWQYQPEYRSGSWRGSIREHRRRINEDLKDSPSLTPYLQEVFAECYANARLQAADETSLSLENFPLDCPYAGELAIDPDFLPD
- a CDS encoding lipase family protein — protein: MQKLFNDDLRLVVDPITGIAEDRQLTDSLAGKDLLTGGTAVSLQTVKEPLQTAQNLLKGFATAPDFSAKMQVAFGNSFNVADADALAKAWVAGNISSFPKIEIRNYAEINGAKGAFAAANNTIYLSREFLTENAANTETVASVLLEEIAHAVDTQLNDADTPGDEGEIFSALVRGEKIEAEQLQRIKAEDDTASIILDGEVVQIEQAVNVPFQSRIGGVEGDTEVIKLGGTQGEINLSYRTFTIPDKVQLLYEGKVIFDSGFESTGGLNPSENPPPKVVKVPFKGNSDEVTLILTANQDDARTEWDYSVDTSNVSSPNVSPPGGGTGNTGTPPTGTGENGTTIDIPNKHTLYEFLAKDTVYKNFDTANLPLESQVFKLKAQDKESFSYKDFLPSDIVQEYGYKIDKIFNEEGKRKTGFYALGLTSDKGKPPVLVLRGTDLNPDELFADVFADADARGVGFNQFENNQQEVIKWLEDKKRPDIDIVGHSLGGALAQMLAAEFTEKGGQLGEIVTFNSPGISKQQADKFRRGLVESVKHYIAAGDFVSLGGEEFLQGSYEIFSASDWADDKDPIIRTLNGFTNRHLNPLLVEDVGYNAPLKTNDAIKKTSGLASQKYDTVTWLNSPLFTYLDPEFLTLMAVASTSIFSLNAANTLPEKPTIQKLGSLALNSSLFFRGKVEEIRTGVDNFDVGGNRYVGSVRLGGNLVPALRELASAANTNFLNYENGLIGIPVPPFQLGGVRLEPSGFSIKKEDKGLKLQGKASLIFPLGVGLSRFTADLAGDNFFRIKDSGFDVVGALSVDNILIVPDVWEIRQAKLEYNSIENKVGGQASILIPNHIGIGGLLEFENGQLNSLAFDVDGLNLPVFNTGLNLRRIKGGVKDLTKPDQIVFNGGVRFTNVGQEINIPLPSWAGGNQSVSILDIDIDGSLNRDRLKADGIAKVLGGILGDGKATAELNWNKGFLEVRDFNLSALGGFVKAQANFKANTNLDLTMGGNATLQVPQNLPIPNELGLFAEVIRKYQREPLQQGGFEIQYSNDGKLSNDYLSGWAKLPGLPVDLTLTLFLDGNYALRPGAKNIPETNSFIVNPSTNWVILGANWENAANNVPIQVKLPNGTILNESDFAANNITVVNDLTGSNTKGVIVYNPTPGVWDINVLNPTGLGNVRYSAFRDAVKPVVEVTNLSSNSTGSEVTINYKALDADSNAEVSLFYDTDNQGFDGIPIIRNLAESDGAGSFVWNTEGLPTGDYYVYSIIRDENNPPVFSYSTQQVKVTESTDLSVSKIASADPVVVGNNVDYTITVTNKGTNNAKGVTLIDTLPEDVTFVSASVNPTQQLGDDLIFDLSNLNNGETKTVKVTVTPQTTGTITSTAKVTSKTFDSDVTNNVAILDTSVDPITTDLALSATGITNTVDLGKKLTYNFSVTNNSPTTATGVTLTDNLPSGVKDVSTTSSKGLAAETNGIVTAELGELNSGETATVTVTATSIAADTFTKTTTVTSNEIDSNSANNSLIQRTIVNPVTPTGADLELTKIVDKANPNVGDQITFTLTLTNKGPGIASSVKVTDILPTGLNFVSANSIQGTYDSNTGVWDVGNIRDNLTRTLNIVAKVNNAGIIPTTAAVTAVSETDSDSTPNNNNPNEDDQASVTINAIGGVQIGTTNRLVFDDKTYLTLYPDVRDAYNNGGFEKVFDHFTTHGILENRDLRVRLFDETYYIGQNTDVKQAVDVGGFDNAFDHFILWGVNEGRKGSSSDNSSYRLLFDENYYLGQNPDVKAGVDDRGLYSGLIHYFEAGQFEGRKISFSDNYLISA